The DNA sequence GCAATAGCCACCCGTTGTTTTTGTCCACCAGATAAACGAGCTGGTTCTCTCTTCTTAAAGTCCAGCATACCTACCAACTCCAAAGATTCAGCCACTCTCTTCTTCATTTCTTCTCGAGGAAGTCCCTGATTTTCTAAGCCAAAGGCGACATCATCTTCAACAGTTGCCCCCACAAATTGATTATCTGGATTTTGAAAAACCATACCAATTTGACGACGCAAGTCCCAAACATTCTCAGAGGACAGCAATTGCCCATCTATCCAGATTTCCCCAGACTCTGCTTCGAGCAAGCCATCAATCAAACGGATAGTTGTTGACTTCCCACTCCCATTATGACCTACAATCGAAAGCCATTCTCCCCGTTTCACGTGAAACGAGACATTATTAACATCATAATGATCCTGATCTTCCTTGTAACGAAAAGACAGATCTTTTACTTCAATAATCGATTTCATTTCGAACCAAATGTCCCTTTGAATAGATGAGCGCTACCCTTGAAATAATCATAGCCAGAGTAGATAGTGAAAAACAAAGCGATATAAAGCAACAGCTGACCAATTAAATTCCAATGTAAGAGCAAAAAGATAATGGCAAACATCTGACTAAAGGTCTTGATTTTCCCTGGCATCGCTGCTGCTAGAACTGTCCCTCCCGTCTCAACAAGCAACAAACGCAAGCCTGTCACCGCAAGTTCACGACAGATGATAATAGCAACAACCCAAGCTGGAGCCATACCCAACTCAATCAACATGATAAAAGCTGACATAACCAATAGCTTATCGGCCATCGGATCAGCAAACTTTCCAAAATTGCTGACTACATTCCATTTACGAGCAAGGTAGCCATCAAGATAATCCGTTATACTAGCAACTGCAAAGATAATAGCTGCCAGCAGGTGGCTACCTTGTGAATGGTCCAAAGTCAAAATAAGAATAAAGAGAGGTATAAAGAGAATTCTACCAATTGT is a window from the Streptococcus oralis genome containing:
- a CDS encoding energy-coupling factor ABC transporter ATP-binding protein, encoding MKSIIEVKDLSFRYKEDQDHYDVNNVSFHVKRGEWLSIVGHNGSGKSTTIRLIDGLLEAESGEIWIDGQLLSSENVWDLRRQIGMVFQNPDNQFVGATVEDDVAFGLENQGLPREEMKKRVAESLELVGMLDFKKREPARLSGGQKQRVAIAGVVALRPAILILDEATSMLDPEGRRELIQTVQEIRKDHQMTVVSITHDLEEVAMSDRVLVMKKGQVESTSSPRELFSRADLDQIGLDDPFTNQLKESLRETGYQLPDGYLTEGELEDKLWELL
- the pgsA gene encoding CDP-diacylglycerol--glycerol-3-phosphate 3-phosphatidyltransferase, with the protein product MKKEQIPNVLTIGRILFIPLFILILTLDHSQGSHLLAAIIFAVASITDYLDGYLARKWNVVSNFGKFADPMADKLLVMSAFIMLIELGMAPAWVVAIIICRELAVTGLRLLLVETGGTVLAAAMPGKIKTFSQMFAIIFLLLHWNLIGQLLLYIALFFTIYSGYDYFKGSAHLFKGTFGSK